The DNA region GAAATGGAATAAGAAGAGAATGAAATGAAGATGGAAAAAAATGAAGATAGTAATGTGACAATTTCATTCCATTCTTGTGTATGGTAAGTGCAAGGAATACAAGTGAATGAAATTGATATTCCTTAATTGATTTCATTCCTGTACTTGGTAACTACAAATAATATAgaaatggaatgaaataataaacAATTAATCAGTGTAATCAGTGTGTGTGCAGTATGTTAGTGAGCGCAATGTGTGTTCAgtatgtgcgtgtgtgtgtgcgcgcaaacaatgtgtgtgtagtgtgggCAATATGTGTGTCTGTGTGCAGtgtgcaatgttttaaaaaccggaccggtaagcgaaccggcgacgttactggttcacggttcaaccagtccaaccggtcgaaccaccggtctaaccgttttactgttgcaaatatatataaaaatatattaaattaagtaaatgatttacaattaataatctatcacaaaatattaaaccttatagataattagtaatgtacaaatataaataatattaaaatttagtaaatatattcagatatatatatttaatattagttagtctagataaaaattttaatatttcatgtattaaaatagataaatgtttatattaatttaagaaaatttatttcataaaataatatataattaaatacgaattaagtacttattaattagtttagataagattattcattaatgtcaatagctagggtatataaattaagtatgtaatataaaaaatttatttatagtaaataatgaatcttatatggtactaataataaaataggtggtaagtagagcatcatcaaaatataaaggatgataattatatatattataattaacaattatattaaagaataataaaattaaaatgaattattagtttttgtagataaaattaatggttaatgtataaaaatatttaatgttcaaattattcaatgagtccatgtggtggagtggtagaggtcttcttcactagaagagaggtcatgagttcaacctctaccaacaacaaatttttaaaaattttgaaaaaaaaatagaaaaccggttttcggttcacggtccaaccggtccgaccggccggttccactggttcacggcggttcaatgcagtggtggtCATACCAAGCATGTGTGCTTGGTAAGGTTAAAAGGATACAACAATATTAACTCAAAATCACAAGATTTAATTTTGCGGGCAACTTTAATTTCAACTTCATATAATACGCAAAGAATATGTAGAATATGCATTCAATTTCGTAAACAACATCTACAAAATTAAAACCCAGTCTCAGCATAAGTTTTTGGATCGAAAGACAAAATAAACAGGTCTCCGTAATTTGTATTCACAATCTTACACTCTTCATCCTCGCCTTTCTTTCGGTCGAGGTCTTTGTGCCGCATCCCTTTTTCATATTTAGTCTATTATAGTATTTCTATCTACAACTATATCACACATGTCAGTTCTCACCAACTTAACTCAACTTTATGTTAAATTACATTTACTCTCGACGACATTACACAGCGATGCTTCCTCGAAATTTATGTGTAGGTAACTAATACACATGATGATGCGATAACAACACATGATTTAAATTGACATATCCATATGAATGGCTTGCAATAAAGAACCAGAGTGGAATTGAAATTTAAGTTGGCAGTTCAACCAAACTAGAGTACTACTCAATCCAATCTACAAAACTGCATCCATACATGTCACTTGCAAATATGAACTAAACAGCTACAGAAAGCAATTTTTTCGGTACTAAACAAAAATTACCTGAAACTGAGCTGTTGTTGTCAATGCAGGAGTTGATCTGCAATCCGATCGAGGAAAGGAAGCAATACAGTGCCGTCTCTGAGCCGGCTGTGATGAAGCGGCCAGGAGAGGCGACGAAACCTGCGGGACTTGGACGCTAAAAGAAGACAttgattaatattattgttGCTTCAGCAACAAAAGTAAGCGATGAATCAACGTAGAAGGAAGGAATGTAATTGCAATCGTAGATGTGAATCCGGTGGAAAATATGGAAGAATTAGGTAGGCAGAAGTAGGCGATAGGAATGAAGTGCGACTAGAAGAAGAAacgatgtgtgtgtgtgtgtctgtgtgtgtgtgagagagagagaaggcgaTGCGGTCGAGGGGCAAAGGCGTCGTTTGCATGTGGCCGATTTTCCCTCCAAAAGGCCGATTCATTGTGGTGGTTTAACCAATCAACATTTTCGGCCCATTtaataatcataaaatatagttatattttctcattttagaTTATCCATTAAAATTAGTTCCatctatttataataaaaaaatctaataaagtgaatttcatttttcaataataTTTCTATAATCACTTTTTCTCTGTCTCCCGTtatttaccagtttgcataggAGATGCAGTAGTTTGAGTGTTGTACATGAATATGCATTTTCCTCCGTGCTATTTTGAAGTGGTAACGGTGCAACAACAGCCCCAAATTTTCTTGCTATATGAGAACACGTAAATATTTACGCttaatgtaaaaaataattatacttGTAACTACTGAGACCAAAAATAATTCTCATATTATATCAGTAGTCAAGTCTCTTCCAGAAGAATGGAAATGTATTtccaataacaaaaaaaagattgcattttattgattatataaaagaaattgcagCCAAATGATGAACTGCTGAAAAATAACCTACTATATTCTATtttaggagtataatttatgtGAAAATAATGTTCAGTCTTCTACACATTACAGTGTATGATTTCCTTGCTTGCCATTTCATCCTCTTTGTTGTGTTTACTTCCTCGAGCATCCATATGAGCTCATTTGCTTCAAGCACTCGTTTTTCAATTTATTGCATCTGAGTATTGCTACAGACCACAGAGATGAATTCATACTTGACCAAATGTAGGTACTGCATGTGTTGTTTTGCCTATACACGATCAGAGAGAGCTAATTGTGAAAAATGCAACCAAAAAGTGTATTAACATGAATGTGGATGTGGTTTACTAACCTTACCTCTCCTTAATATGGTTTAAAAACCAGCAAAGGATCGCGACTCTTTTCCAAATAATCACTTCAGACAGTTCCGGAAGAATCGAACTCCCTGTCCCCAAAATTATCGTGATCAAATATACAACTTGAGGAGATACAACAACTCAAACAAGCACTAAAATAGGCATAATAGAGTACCTGCAGTGCAAAAACAATGTCTGCTCCGTCAACATTTAATGTCACTCTTCTTAGCTTATCCTCTCTTGATTGTCCAAGTTTAAGAATTCCCTGAAATTTCAAATGTTTTATTCCCATGAGATTAAGAACATATGAAATATTCAGACATGGCCATGTAGAAAGCTGTGTTTGCATGGTCATGAATAATATGATTGTATTTTACCTGGTCGTCTAGCACCCTGCACATACTTGAGAGCTCCAAAATGCCAACTGGAGGGATCATAGTCGATTTACAAACATCCACGTAATATTTATTCAACTGCAGCAGTATAATGAGTGGCATTTAATCCCAACGTTAGAAAGATTTATAGTGGTACTGAGATTTGGTGGAAGCATACCTCTCCGAGGGTTGTGCCCTTCTTTCCTTCTCGAAAAAGCTTCACAGCTGAGCAGAGGATGATCTGGGGAAATAGCTCTCATTAAAAAAGCATATGAATATACGTAGTATAAGAAAAGTATAAATTGTTAAGATTGATGAGTAGTAACATTTTATCAAATTCTTTAACTACATAATGTATGCCATCATAAAAGGATCCCAGCATGTTGCAAATTTATCCCACCTGTTGATGTTGGGGCAGTGATATAATTGTGTCTACTACTGGCGATTTATACACCTTTGATAATGCAGCAGCAACATGATGTATTCTCACCTGCAAAAGTCCCCAAGCATTTAAAAGACATAATCGAAATCTTCAAAGTGCATATAACATGAAGAGAGGTTTCACAACAGATGTCAAAACGCCAAGTTTCATAACAGAACATTGCGGGTAGAACAGTAGAATTAGAAGACTAAGTAGATAATAATGTTTCTCATGGTACTTACTTGATTAGACGTCATATTGTTTGCAGCAGGCTTTTGTTGATCTTCAGTCCCATCTACTGATGATAACATAGACTCGCCTATTAGCATTTCAATCGCACTCCTGAAAAAACACATTGAACAGCTCTTGTTATTGCGGTTCAATGCGGACATAAGCAGCATACGGTCTTAATAGTAACTTAAATCCATTTTCCTGAGGGACCTAAAATTATGGCATCTCTCTGTAACTGCTATGGTTTAGAGTCAGGTGAAcccaacataaaaaaaatggcTATGCAAACATAAGTGTAAAAATACCAACCTGCACACTGCAAGAGCCTTTCTCATATCTCCAGATGCTGCAGCAACTTTCTGCAGAAACAGAAAAACATCATTGAGAATATTAATAAGACATGTCAAATTGACCCCTATTAGCACCCGTAAGGAGCAATGAATTTGAAGAGAGAGACTTAAAAGAGAACCACTGTTTTAATGTTCCAAAGGAAAAGAAATTGAGCTCACCCTGGCACAGAGTTCCAGTGCTTGTGGCTGGAAAACAGTATAGGGAAGTGCCTGTCAAAATTGCAGTTATGTTAGACTGACATGATATTTATCCAAGAAAAACAAATTCTACATTATACAATCTCAGAGAATACATCTTTAGATGCACTGCTGATGAGATAAAGTTAAAACGTTCTTTGCCATTTTATTTAACCTTCCATCTATTCTATTTTTTAGATATTTAAAGTTAGGGTATGCCAAGAACTGATTAGTAGAATAAAGTAAACAAGAGCCTTCAATTAACTTGATCTCAGTAGGTCAACTATTGTTATAGACTTGCCTTCAGAATTCAAAGCATGTTACTTCTGTATGTACATCCAGTAATGTATTGGTAAAAGCTGGAAAATTAAAGGCTTACCTTCAGTCTTTCTTGAAGAATATTGATGATCTGATCCTTGGAGTAGGCACAAAAGGTTATGACCATAGGTTTACCTAGAAACATATAATACATCAACCAAAAGCCAAGAATCCACATGTAAGATAAATCAGACATGAAAAGTTATAAGAATTGAATATGCGAGAAACCTAATACaggatatatatataatactgcAGAAAACCTTTTAGATTGCATTTGGAACAAAGGGTTAATGATCAATTTTAAATCATGGTGGTTGTTTCTCTAGTACATTAGAAATCCACCAGTGACCAGTTTCATTTTGAATATTTCTTCTGACAGATTTGGATGGAGTGGAAGTACATTTGAATTCTAGGTGGATTTCAAACACACAATATATTCATTTGAAATCCTTAAATTTCAAACTCAGCAAGACTGAGACAACTTTACAAAATTACAAGGAAAGAAAACAACTAATTTGTCCAAGAATAGTTTACGAATCAGAAAAGCCATTCAAGCACAAGGAGAACATATTTGTAATACAATCTGTGAGCTTTTCCAGTAGATCCTTATAATTAGATGTATGACTAGAACCTCCAAATGTGGAGAAAATTATTTCCTCCGagtttgggaataaaaaaatggaTGCAGCCAAAATGAATGTAATTAGCAGATTACCAGAAATGAGCTGGTTCATATCAAGCACTCACAATTTAAGGATTGTAGTTTTGGGATAAACATGTCTGCCAAGTCAATAGCATTAGCAACCCCTGCACACATAAGTTAATGAGATTAAAACCAACTCTCAGAGTGGATGACCTTAGAACATCAAGCTTTTACGGTCTGCTTAACATACCTAGCAAAATACACCTGGAGAAAGGCATAGTTGTTAGCATGAAAAGATCATGAAGCACAGATCGGTCTTTGGTAATCAAGTAATCCAGCTCATCAGCTACAACTAATCTGTAACCATAATTGACGTATTGAGTGAGTTAAAAAACACAACAGAATTCGGAGAACTTGAATGACCTTCCTATTAATTCCAACTAAAGATTTACAGAACCAAGAAATAAGTTGTAGTATAATAATGGGAACTATCACGCCTAAGGAACAAGAAAATTAGCACATGACACTCACATCATCTTCATGCCAGGTGAATGTTGAGAATACAATTTCTGAAGCTGATGCAAAGATGATGTAGAAGGACTAGGTTTCTTCCCATAATGAGTTTGCCCAAGAATCTATAAGAGTAAGGTATTAATACTCTGGGACCTTGGTTT from Salvia splendens isolate huo1 chromosome 9, SspV2, whole genome shotgun sequence includes:
- the LOC121746985 gene encoding cell division control protein 6 homolog B-like isoform X2, whose product is MPAFSARRHSPSSDPTSETRVAVTPRKSRLRSDPDAAIASPLRKSPRLCKEGSPNSSPKIEVIRKCLKSSLNLSGSPEKKQLSEDFVERQTWDPREETQLRAVNEALHLSTAPPNVVCRENEKNQILDFCSKCVKEEKAGSLYVCGCPGTGKTLSMEKVKVMLVDWANKEGVQPPDVLSINCTTLANMSEIFSKILGQTHYGKKPSPSTSSLHQLQKLYSQHSPGMKMILVVADELDYLITKDRSVLHDLFMLTTMPFSRCILLGVANAIDLADMFIPKLQSLNCKPMVITFCAYSKDQIINILQERLKALPYTVFQPQALELCARKVAAASGDMRKALAVCRSAIEMLIGESMLSSVDGTEDQQKPAANNMTSNQVRIHHVAAALSKVYKSPVVDTIISLPQHQQIILCSAVKLFREGKKGTTLGELNKYYVDVCKSTMIPPVGILELSSMCRVLDDQGILKLGQSREDKLRRVTLNVDGADIVFALQGVRFFRNCLK
- the LOC121746985 gene encoding cell division control protein 6 homolog B-like isoform X1, which encodes MPAFSARRHSPSSDPTSETRVAVTPRKSRLRSDPDAAIASPLRKSPRLCKEGSPNSSPKIEVIRKCLKSSLNLSGSPEKKQLSEDFVERQTWDPRAEETQLRAVNEALHLSTAPPNVVCRENEKNQILDFCSKCVKEEKAGSLYVCGCPGTGKTLSMEKVKVMLVDWANKEGVQPPDVLSINCTTLANMSEIFSKILGQTHYGKKPSPSTSSLHQLQKLYSQHSPGMKMILVVADELDYLITKDRSVLHDLFMLTTMPFSRCILLGVANAIDLADMFIPKLQSLNCKPMVITFCAYSKDQIINILQERLKALPYTVFQPQALELCARKVAAASGDMRKALAVCRSAIEMLIGESMLSSVDGTEDQQKPAANNMTSNQVRIHHVAAALSKVYKSPVVDTIISLPQHQQIILCSAVKLFREGKKGTTLGELNKYYVDVCKSTMIPPVGILELSSMCRVLDDQGILKLGQSREDKLRRVTLNVDGADIVFALQGVRFFRNCLK